A DNA window from Theobroma cacao cultivar B97-61/B2 chromosome 5, Criollo_cocoa_genome_V2, whole genome shotgun sequence contains the following coding sequences:
- the LOC108661899 gene encoding eukaryotic translation initiation factor 3 subunit G-like, which produces MTKDEETPNSKKLSWADQVEAEDNEEERALPHLPPRQVIGPDENGIKKVIEYKFNEAGDMVKVTSTYQVRKVCTKTSKRAIQRRSWPKFGDAVYDEASSRLTTVSTEEIFLQRPSKVEETKAREDALKQLGKRGNSSLVCKTRVQKGDHLTLRCPYKDLAPQSELRNYKRLSSAYGAATSSKANSSTYVPPGMRDGAKKGIGTDVRRRNEKYTVRVSNLSRYAQESDVRELFCLFGQIADVYVPRDHKPNLNRGFAFVNFVNKEDAQRAINKLDGYGYDNLILNVEWSLPRK; this is translated from the exons ATGACTAAAGATGAAGAAACCCCGAACTCAAAGAAGCTCTCTTGGGCTGATCAGGTCGAAGCTGAAGACAACGAGGAGGAACGTGCCTTGCCCCATCTCCCTCCACGCCAAGTCATTGGCCCTGACGAGAATGGGATAAAGAAAGTCATAGAGTACAAGTTCAATGAAGCTGGTGACATGGTTAAGGTCACATCCACCTATCAGGTTCGCAAGGTTTGTACCAAGACGAGTAAGCGAGCCATTCAGAGAAGGTCATGGCCAAAGTTTGGTGATGCAGTGTACGACGAAGCTAGTAGCAGACTCACTACGGTTTCTACTGAGGAGATTTTTCTTCAAAGGCCGTCTA AAGTAGAAGAAACTAAAGCCAGGGAAGATGCTTTGAAGCAACTgggaaagagaggaaatagttCCTTGGTGTGTAAGACTCGTGTCCAAAAGGGTGACCACTTGACTTTAAGGTGTCCTTACAAGGATCTTGCACCACAAAGTGAACTACGGAATTATAAAAGGCTTTCTTCAGCATACGGTGCTGCAACTTCTTCTAAAGCCAACAGCAGCACTTATGTTCCTCCAGGTATGAGAGATGGTGCCAAAAAGGGAATTGGCACAGATGTGAGGCGCAGGAATGAAAAGTACACCGTCAGAGTTAGCAATCTCTCACGGTATGCTCAAGAGAGCGACGTACGTGAGCTTTTCTGCCTATTTGGACAAATAGCTGATGTCTACGTTCCCCGTGATCATAAGCCTAATTTGAACAGAGGTTTTGCTTTTGTCAATTTCGTTAACAAGGAAGATGCACAGAGAGCCATTAACAAGCTCGATGGATATGGATATGACAATCTGATCCTCAATGTTGAATGGTCCTTGCCAAGAAAATAG
- the LOC18597696 gene encoding wall-associated receptor kinase-like 20, with product MEKSVFSILIFTVVLISFAGCAAAMVRCSNCGRIPVPYPLSTGPNCGDQAYKIRCTAGALWFNALKGSYTITSINPLTQRIILQPPSLSGGTCISSDISTQGIQLDDNLPFNITSSNTVLLLNCTNAMLHLQAPINCTSTSICHNYIKDNAAACMNTPLCCVFKTGGSQTAYVVRIHDGGCLAYQSFVNFDTVNPPKKWPEPGLEIEWALPQEPVCKTPLDCKNLLHSKCLADPVNVGSSRCLCNKGFQWDPINGLCQSAKCRPGKRCKNPKKQTVLICGMAAALGGISLAIMIGILVYRQRQRVKKELQKNLIKEREEILNAKNHGKSTRVFTGKEITRATDNFSAANLIGSGGFGEVFKGVLDDGTVTAIKRAKLGNTKGTDQVLNEVRVLCQVNHRSLVRLLGCCVELDLPLMIYEFIPNGTLFDHLHYHLSGKYAPLTWQRRLRIAHQTAEGLAYLHSAAVPPIYHRDVKSSNILLDEKLNAKVSDFGLSRLVETTEAGDSHIHTSAQGTLGYLDPEYYRSFQLTDKSDVYSFGVVLLELLTSKKAIDFNREDENVNLVVYMKNIIDEERLMDVVDPVLKEGATNLELETIIALGLLAASCLDDKRQDRPSMKEVADEIEYINSIATGEVSEV from the exons ATGGAGAAATCTGTATTCTCAATATTGATCTTTACGGTAGTACTAATATCATTTGCAGGGTGTGCAGCTGCCATGGTTCGTTGCAGTAATTGTGGCCGCATTCCAGTGCCTTACCCACTTAGCACTGGGCCTAATTGCGGTGATCAAGCCTATAAGATTAGGTGCACTGCAGGGGCACTATGGTTTAATGCTCTAAAGGGATCTTACACGATCACATCCATCAATCCCCTGACTCAGCGGATAATTCTCCAACCCCCAAGCCTTTCCGGTGGCACTTGCATTTCAAGTGATATCAGCACACAAGGAATCCAGCTTGATGATAATCTTCCCTTCAACATAACTAGCAGTAACACTGTTTTGTTGCTGAACTGTACGAACGCAATGTTGCACTTGCAAGCACCCATAAATTGTACATCAACAAGCATATGTCATAACTATATCAAGGATAATGCAGCCGCGTGCATGAATACTCCATTGTGTTGCGTGTTCAAGACTGGCGGGTCACAAACTGCGTATGTGGTGAGGATTCATGATGGAGGTTGTCTAGCATATCAGAGCTTTGTGAACTTTGACACTGTCAACCCTCCAAAGAAATGGCCTGAGCCTGGTTTGGAGATAGAGTGGGCTTTGCCACAAGAACCGGTTTGCAAAACGCCATTGGATTGCAAGAACTTGTTGCATTCGAAGTGCTTAGCTGATCCTGTGAATGTTGGATCTTCAAGGTGCTTGTGCAACAAAGGGTTTCAGTGGGATCCTATCAACGGATTGTGTCAAA GTGCAAAATGCCGACCAGGGAAACGCTGCAAAAACCCAAAGAAGCAGACAGTACTCATTTGTG GTATGGCTGCTGCGCTGGGAGGAATTTCACTTGCTATAATGATTGGAATTCTAGTGTACAGGCAACGTCAGCGTGTAAAGAAAGAATTGCAGAAGAATCTAATCAAGGAGAGGGAAGAGATATTAAATGCCAAAAACCATGGCAAATCAACCAGGGTCTTCACTGGCAAAGAAATAACAAGAGCAACCGACAACTTCTCTGCAGCAAACCTCATAGGATCCGGAGGTTTTGGCGAGGTCTTCAAGGGCGTTCTTGATGATGGAACTGTAACAGCCATCAAACGTGCAAAGCTTGGGAACACCAAAGGTACTGATCAAGTCCTCAATGAGGTTCGAGTTCTTTGCCAGGTGAACCACAGGAGCCTGGTAAGACTCCTTGGCTGTTGTGTTGAGCTTGACCTGCCTCTCATGATATATGAGTTCATCCCCAATGGAACATTGTTTGATCACCTCCATTATCACCTTTCTGGCAAATATGCTCCCCTCACATGGCAACGTCGGCTACGCATTGCTCACCAGACTGCAGAAGGTCTTGCTTATCTCCACTCCGCAGCAGTGCCACCCATTTACCATCGTGATGTGAAATCAAgtaacattttacttgatgaAAAGCTCAATGCCAAAGTTTCTGACTTCGGGCTCTCCAGGCTGGTTGAGACAACAGAAGCAGGTGATAGTCACATACACACCTCTGCTCAAGGAACCCTTGGATATCTAGACCCAGAATATTACCGTAGTTTTCAGCTTACAGATAAGAGTGATGTTTATAGCTTTGGGGTTGTTCTCCTTGAGCTCTTGACTTCTAAGAAGGCTATAGATTTCAACAGAGAAGACGAGAACGTGAATTTGGTGGTttacatgaaaaatataatagaTGAAGAGAGACTGATGGATGTTGTTGATCCAGTTCTCAAAGAGGGAGCTACAAATTTAGAACTGGAAACAATTATAGCATTGGGGCTACTGGCAGCATCATGTTTGGATGACAAGAGACAGGACCGACCTTCTATGAAAGAAGTGGCTGATGAGATTGAATACATTAACAGCATTGCTACGGGTGAGGTTTCTGAAGTGTAG
- the LOC18597697 gene encoding wall-associated receptor kinase-like 15 isoform X2 yields MSSNIMKREREPYALILKCIGRTNLGCLSDPVMALKLCPNCGRMSVPYPLSTGPDCGDPWYKVRCNAGTLRLDGLNGSSYMITSINPMTQTLIIRPPGFAQNTCMAADFGSQGIQLDSNLPFNITSTNTVMIMNCSIAVLQEYAALNCSSTSICHDYIKGNQEARAKCRALPVCCWFVTGGTVHAHRIRVRPERCSAYQSFVNLDMNLPVSKWPAPGLEIEWLTPEEPRCKLPEDCNGLLNSVCLPDPVNVGQRRCLCKSGFQWDPIHGICRDVKCKHGRSCKHQKKKTSILGAFAGGAILIGLVITIVIIYKQRKHCEREAEVSLTKAHKDLLISNSGKLAKFFTSKEIAKATNNFSKDKLLGSGGFGEVFKGILDDGTRIAVKRAKLGNAKGVDQIINEVRILCQVNHRNLVKLLGCCVELQQPLLIYEYIPNGNLFDHLHMAFSGKGVTLSWHRRLGIAYQTAQGLAYLHSSVVPPIYHRDIKSSNILLDENLDAKVSDFGLSRLGLSDVSHVTTCAQGTLGYLDPEYYLNFQLTEKSDVYSFGVVLLELLTSKKAIDFNREEEDVNLVVFARKILKEERFMDIIDPNLIQGAGKMELETMKALGFLAESCLNERRQNRPSMKAVAQEIESLMSVVK; encoded by the exons ATGTCCTCCAATATaatgaagagagagagagagccaTATGCCCTAATTTTAAAGTGCATTGGAAGAACAAATTTGGGCTGTTTGTCAG ATCCTGTCATGGCCTTAAAGCTCTGTCCGAACTGTGGCCGAATGTCAGTGCCATATCCGCTTAGCACCGGACCAGATTGTGGTGACCCCTGGTACAAAGTTCGCTGCAATGCAGGAACACTCAGGTTGGATGGTCTCAATGGATCATCCTACATGATCACTTCTATCAATCCGATGACTCAGACCCTGATCATCCGTCCGCCAGGTTTTGCCCAGAACACCTGCATGGCAGCTGATTTTGGAAGCCAAGGAATTCAGCTAGACAGCAACCTCCCTTTTAACATaactagcaccaacactgtCATGATCATGAATTGTAGCATCGCGGTCCTGCAAGAATATGCAGCGCTCAATTGTAGCTCGACAAGCATCTGTCATGACTACATAAAGGGCAACCAAGAGGCCAGAGCAAAATGTAGAGCATTACCGGTTTGCTGTTGGTTTGTAACAGGGGGAACTGTACATGCCCACAGAATCAGGGTTCGCCCTGAAAGATGCTCAGCTTATCAAAGTTTTGTGAATTTGGATATGAACTTGCCAGTCAGTAAGTGGCCTGCGCCAGGGCTGGAGATAGAGTGGCTAACGCCAGAAGAACCAAGATGTAAGCTGCCGGAAGATTGCAATGGTTTATTGAATTCAGTGTGCTTGCCAGATCCGGTAAATGTTGGGCAAAGAAGGTGCTTATGCAAGTCCGGGTTTCAATGGGACCCCATCCATGGAATTTGTCGAG ATGTGAAGTGTAAACATGGGAGAAGTTGCAAGCatcaaaagaagaagacaTCCATCCTTGGAG CCTTTGCAGGAGGTGCAATCCTAATTGGACTTGTTATTACCATTGTTATAATCTACAAGCAACGGAAGCACTGTGAGAGAGAAGCTGAAGTCAGTTTAACAAAGGCCCATAAAGATCTGTTAATCTCCAACAGTGGCAAACTGGCCAAATTTTTCACTAGCAAAGAGATAGCAAAAGCAACAAACAACTTCTCCAAAGACAAACTCCTTGGCTCAGGAGGCTTCGGTGAGGTCTTCAAGGGCATTCTTGATGATGGAACAAGGATAGCTGTCAAGCGAGCTAAGCTTGGAAACGCCAAGGGCGTTGATCAAATTATCAATGAGGTCCGAATTCTTTGCCAAGTGAACCATAGAAACCTAGTCAAACTCCTCGGCTGTTGTGTTGAGCTACAGCAACCTCTTTTGATATATGAGTACATCCCAAATGGTAACCTTTTCGATCATCTTCATATGGCCTTCTCAGGTAAAGGGGTTACACTCTCATGGCACCGCCGGCTTGGCATTGCCTACCAGACAGCACAAGGGCTTGCCTATCTCCATTCTTCTGTGGTTCCACCTATATACCACCGTGACATAAAATCAAGCAACATTTTGTTAGATGAGAATCTTGATGCTAAAGTTTCCGATTTCGGGCTTTCCAGGCTTGGTTTGAGTGATGTGAGTCATGTTACAACTTGTGCTCAAGGAACTTTAGGTTATCTTGACCCAGAATATTACCTTAACTTCCAATTGACTGAAAAGAGTGATGTGTACAGTTTTGGAGTAGTTTTATTGGAGCTATTGACTTCCAAGAAAGCAATTGATTTTaacagagaagaagaagatgtgAACCTGGTGGTTTTTGCTAGGAAAATTCTCAAAGAAGAAAGGTTCATGGATATCATCGATCCTAATCTTATACAGGGAGCTGGCAAAATGGAATTAGAGACAATGAAGGCTCTGGGATTTTTAGCAGAATCATGTTTGAATGAGAGAAGGCAGAATCGACCTTCAATGAAAGCAGTTGCTCAGGAGATTGAGAGTCTTATGAGTGTTGTCAAGTGA
- the LOC18597697 gene encoding wall-associated receptor kinase-like 15 isoform X1 encodes MSSNIMKREREPYALILKCIGRTNLGCLSDPVMALKLCPNCGRMSVPYPLSTGPDCGDPWYKVRCNAGTLRLDGLNGSSYMITSINPMTQTLIIRPPGFAQNTCMAADFGSQGIQLDSNLPFNITSTNTVMIMNCSIAVLQEYAALNCSSTSICHDYIKGNQEARAKCRALPVCCWFVTGGTVHAHRIRVRPERCSAYQSFVNLDMNLPVSKWPAPGLEIEWLTPEEPRCKLPEDCNGLLNSVCLPDPVNVGQRRCLCKSGFQWDPIHGICRDVKCKHGRSCKHQKKKTSILGGAAFAGGAILIGLVITIVIIYKQRKHCEREAEVSLTKAHKDLLISNSGKLAKFFTSKEIAKATNNFSKDKLLGSGGFGEVFKGILDDGTRIAVKRAKLGNAKGVDQIINEVRILCQVNHRNLVKLLGCCVELQQPLLIYEYIPNGNLFDHLHMAFSGKGVTLSWHRRLGIAYQTAQGLAYLHSSVVPPIYHRDIKSSNILLDENLDAKVSDFGLSRLGLSDVSHVTTCAQGTLGYLDPEYYLNFQLTEKSDVYSFGVVLLELLTSKKAIDFNREEEDVNLVVFARKILKEERFMDIIDPNLIQGAGKMELETMKALGFLAESCLNERRQNRPSMKAVAQEIESLMSVVK; translated from the exons ATGTCCTCCAATATaatgaagagagagagagagccaTATGCCCTAATTTTAAAGTGCATTGGAAGAACAAATTTGGGCTGTTTGTCAG ATCCTGTCATGGCCTTAAAGCTCTGTCCGAACTGTGGCCGAATGTCAGTGCCATATCCGCTTAGCACCGGACCAGATTGTGGTGACCCCTGGTACAAAGTTCGCTGCAATGCAGGAACACTCAGGTTGGATGGTCTCAATGGATCATCCTACATGATCACTTCTATCAATCCGATGACTCAGACCCTGATCATCCGTCCGCCAGGTTTTGCCCAGAACACCTGCATGGCAGCTGATTTTGGAAGCCAAGGAATTCAGCTAGACAGCAACCTCCCTTTTAACATaactagcaccaacactgtCATGATCATGAATTGTAGCATCGCGGTCCTGCAAGAATATGCAGCGCTCAATTGTAGCTCGACAAGCATCTGTCATGACTACATAAAGGGCAACCAAGAGGCCAGAGCAAAATGTAGAGCATTACCGGTTTGCTGTTGGTTTGTAACAGGGGGAACTGTACATGCCCACAGAATCAGGGTTCGCCCTGAAAGATGCTCAGCTTATCAAAGTTTTGTGAATTTGGATATGAACTTGCCAGTCAGTAAGTGGCCTGCGCCAGGGCTGGAGATAGAGTGGCTAACGCCAGAAGAACCAAGATGTAAGCTGCCGGAAGATTGCAATGGTTTATTGAATTCAGTGTGCTTGCCAGATCCGGTAAATGTTGGGCAAAGAAGGTGCTTATGCAAGTCCGGGTTTCAATGGGACCCCATCCATGGAATTTGTCGAG ATGTGAAGTGTAAACATGGGAGAAGTTGCAAGCatcaaaagaagaagacaTCCATCCTTGGAG GTGCAGCCTTTGCAGGAGGTGCAATCCTAATTGGACTTGTTATTACCATTGTTATAATCTACAAGCAACGGAAGCACTGTGAGAGAGAAGCTGAAGTCAGTTTAACAAAGGCCCATAAAGATCTGTTAATCTCCAACAGTGGCAAACTGGCCAAATTTTTCACTAGCAAAGAGATAGCAAAAGCAACAAACAACTTCTCCAAAGACAAACTCCTTGGCTCAGGAGGCTTCGGTGAGGTCTTCAAGGGCATTCTTGATGATGGAACAAGGATAGCTGTCAAGCGAGCTAAGCTTGGAAACGCCAAGGGCGTTGATCAAATTATCAATGAGGTCCGAATTCTTTGCCAAGTGAACCATAGAAACCTAGTCAAACTCCTCGGCTGTTGTGTTGAGCTACAGCAACCTCTTTTGATATATGAGTACATCCCAAATGGTAACCTTTTCGATCATCTTCATATGGCCTTCTCAGGTAAAGGGGTTACACTCTCATGGCACCGCCGGCTTGGCATTGCCTACCAGACAGCACAAGGGCTTGCCTATCTCCATTCTTCTGTGGTTCCACCTATATACCACCGTGACATAAAATCAAGCAACATTTTGTTAGATGAGAATCTTGATGCTAAAGTTTCCGATTTCGGGCTTTCCAGGCTTGGTTTGAGTGATGTGAGTCATGTTACAACTTGTGCTCAAGGAACTTTAGGTTATCTTGACCCAGAATATTACCTTAACTTCCAATTGACTGAAAAGAGTGATGTGTACAGTTTTGGAGTAGTTTTATTGGAGCTATTGACTTCCAAGAAAGCAATTGATTTTaacagagaagaagaagatgtgAACCTGGTGGTTTTTGCTAGGAAAATTCTCAAAGAAGAAAGGTTCATGGATATCATCGATCCTAATCTTATACAGGGAGCTGGCAAAATGGAATTAGAGACAATGAAGGCTCTGGGATTTTTAGCAGAATCATGTTTGAATGAGAGAAGGCAGAATCGACCTTCAATGAAAGCAGTTGCTCAGGAGATTGAGAGTCTTATGAGTGTTGTCAAGTGA
- the LOC18597698 gene encoding uncharacterized protein LOC18597698 → MEGLIPFVYRAIVQHKNGREGVLATWFSESPSASYMRLPTGDSGRFQVSDKQVFQSDYGDFSASSPSSMAASSTTQIILSTGVQSPVCRLTSRRVVA, encoded by the coding sequence ATGGAGGGTCTGATTCCTTTTGTTTATAGGGCCATCGTCCAACACAAGAATGGAAGAGAGGGTGTTTTGGCAACATGGTTCAGTGAGTCACCCTCAGCTTCATACATGAGACTCCCTACTGGAGATTCTGGCAGGTTTCAGGTATCTGATAAACAAGTCTTTCAATCAGATTATGGGGATTTCTCTGCTTCCTCGCCATCTTCCATGGCTGCTTCTTCTACTACTCAGATTATTTTATCAACCGGAGTTCAGTCTCCTGTCTGTCGCTTGACTTCCCGCCGCGTCGTTGCATGA